Within Primulina tabacum isolate GXHZ01 chromosome 5, ASM2559414v2, whole genome shotgun sequence, the genomic segment TAATAACTTTACAAACCGATTGATGCCTGATTATGGGGAAAAGAATTGGTTAGCTGGTTCATTCCACATTTGGTGAGGTCTGTAGACTTGTTTTGCTATCGAcactaaaaaaattattcgATACATAATCATGTAAAACACGGTACCCTTTTTAGGGCACTTCAAATAACTTAGATTTTTGAGACacttgaaaaaaattaatagaaGTTAATCTTCTAtacaaacaaattttgaaaaataggaAATATAAGTGTTTGATTTTTTCCAAAGATATATTCTTTTGGCAGGAATTCTCTTTGAGTGAATTAATAAAACCGGAAAGCAACCATGGAATGTAAGATTAGATACTGAGATTCATCCAACGGAGAGCTAATATACTTTGTGCAGACGCCAATCATTAAGTGCATTTAGACCCCTAGACGTTTTTGCAGTGCCCTTTCCAACTAAATACCTCCTTTTAAGGCTGAAGACGCATTCAACACTCCGTGgacaaattaatgaaaaatcaGATACCAGAAGAAACCCAGCTGCATAGCAATACTTGTAGGTGATCTTTAGTGCCTATCAAGTTGATGACCCACATTTATAGAAAAAAAGTCAAATCTTACTCATCTCTGTCATTGGTACAAGTTCTTGTATCATGTATTATGTATATGTAGTGCATCTTTGCACAAACACAAATGATACGGATATCCCATCTATTGACAGTATTGAGAAGGAAAAGTATAAAACAACAATTAACGATACTACATAAAAGAGAactttgaaaaaatatatatatctatagaTGCCAAGAGCTGAACTGTGAAACCTGGATATGATTCTATGACCTAATCAAAATGCTAGATGGCCAGAGAGCAAAAAGGAAATCCTAAAACCTTCCATTCCTATGGTTGGATGAAAAATTCTCGAGGTGATGAAATGCTACAAATTAGCACATGATTCACTTTCatatttttacatgatatacagATGGAGTGAGAAGCTAATGCTCATGTTTAATACGTGCCTTCAAAATTCCGGGAAGGGGAGGCGAGGCAGGAGGAATGGACGGAATGTTTGATGTTGAAGGATGAGGGATTTGAGGTTGATAATTGGGCACATGGGAGCTCTCCCTTCCATCTCTTGGTTTTCCACAAAACTTCATTGCTTTGAGAATGTAATAATCATCATGTAGCTCAAAAGGAGTGCTGCAGAGAAATGAAAGAATCTCTTGCGTTAGAAACATTAGAATCTATTGTTTCCTTAAACATGTTCATTCAACGCAGGTACATTGTGGGGCCACATAATTTTGCATGGTTAATGCAATCCAAGCTTGTAAAAACCCAGAAGAAAGATGCAATTAAATTGCTTGGGGTACAAAATGTGTCATAAAAATATACATGCACCGCATTGTCTTTTGTAGTCGCCCAAAACATTCACTTCAAAGTTAACGCATAGCATGCAACAGAAACTTTCCTTCAGCTAATTACATACTCAACACAAATGTCTGGAATAATTGCCTTACCTATTAAAATCAAAATGCACCAACTGCATATCCTCTGATATTTCCACCTCCACTGTGGCATGAGGACGAGTCTACAATTTTAAAAAAGCAAATATGAGAATGATATCCAAAAGTGCGTCTTAGATCTATTTCAAACACTAACAAtcgtgattaattaattatcaaCAGGAAGTTCGTCAACGATAATGAAAACAAACCCAACGAAAAATAAAAACCACAAGCATGGGTCTACATTATCACAGTCATATTTTATCTTCATGTATGTGCAACTAGGTCAAAAGCTTCTCCGAATGTAGTATGCCATTTTACAAAgaatatttattagaaatacaAGAAACTAATAAATTTCGATGATGTTCTTTCCATTCACTGTTTGAATTTCCCCTTCACCTTATGCGAATGAATTTCAAGGTTGATGATAGGAAGTCCCCATAAACGTTAAACATCcgaaaaaaacattaaaacatatacTGCACTATCGATCCTATTTAACACAAAGAGAAGCCAAGAAGAACCAATCATCAATGTACCAATTTATTTTGGGCAAGAGCCAAAGGGGTAGAATAGGTTCAGGCACGGGGTGTAAGGTGAGTTAAGTCAGATTAATCCGAGCTAGCAATACTTTGAGCTGGAGCTGAAATGTTGTTCATGAGCTCCCAAgctcaaaaataattttatatttaaataatatacagTAAAATCAATATTTCTAATATTATGTATGtagtattaatattaatattaattaaaattaaaaacttataaaaaaCAGTATTAGTTTTATATAGAGCTCAGAGTGAACATATTTATGAACAGATTTCATAAACCCAATATGGGAATATGAGCTGGCTCACGGGCCGAACAAATTTATTTTCAGCTTGATGAGCTTGAACTCGATTTTGGTCGAGAAACATCACAAAATTAAAGAGTCTTTTTGGAAAAGCATGCGCCCAATGTTGACATAGAAATAACAATCAACTCTACCTGAACCAAAATAAAAGGCAATGCCACTCCACCACTTGGAGTGTTTCCTGAGCTATATAGTTCTTCATTCCGTCGTATCAGGTTTTGAAGGCCGATATACTGCAGCAAAGAATTCGAACGAGGGAAATCGAAAGAAGTGATACTATGGACAAAATCATAATAAGTTACACATCAGGTAACCAAATTCCCATGAACCTCAGTGAAGCAGTCGGTATACACAAGAAAGAAATCTTACTTGTTCCTCGAGCTCTTCCAAATATGCTGCTTTCTTTTCAATTCGACTTCTAAGTCCGAGACTTTCAGTCTGAAATCAATTTATTCCATTGAGATGAATTAGAGCAGGCTAAtgtgaataaaatttatttcgcACGGTGGGAGTGAATTCGAAAAAACAGGCCCATTCATGTGATGAAATGGAAAAAATAAAGAGCATTGTAAAAAGAAGGAATGGAAATCTACCTTAAGTTCTTTGATGTCATTCAGACTAGTCCGAGGTAGACCCTTCCATTGAATTTCCTTTTTATCTTTAGAAATTATATCCATTGCCATTAGCACATTTAAAGCATCATATACCCTTCGACGTATGTTTTTCTCATCATATTGTTGCTGCCATACAGTCATATTTAAAGCTTGGACAACAGGTTTTGCAGCAAAAATGATACAAAAACAAAGGTCCAAAACTGCAACAAACCTGATCTGGAGATGTTACAGAATTGTTAGGATCTGCAAATTCAGCGACAAGTTCATCAGCAACCTGAGGAGACGTATTAtttgtcagaatcagatatAAAAGGATAAAGACATCAGAACAGTGATTGAAAAGGTGTAAGTTGCAGGCCTAAACCACCATACAGCACTACAAATTGGTAAATGTCAAATAAATACAAATGTAGACAAATAGCAAATGACTCCAAACATTTAACATTTCCTCTAAATATCAACATCATGACAATAGGATATCACGAGCAAGACCCAAATTGAAAAAATCCGCACCATGTAAGAGAAATTTTGCGATTAATTTTAACATGAAGGGAACAGAGGGAATTTACGTGACCATCTGACCTCATTATATGTAGTTCTCCCTTTGCTTTCCACTTTCTCGCACACTATCCACGACGAAAACAAAAGATTAACCATTATGCAACCcaaataaagagtacataatgaaatatgattttgataACTGATATGCCACAGTAATAGCCAACACTTGATTTATGTTTTTAGTTCAACTATTATCTCCTACCGTTAAAGACTATTCCCTAGTATAATTTCCTTTTGGAACCACAAAGTGGTTATGACatgattattttttaagatttcGAGTGAAACACAACAAAATCCAaacttatcagttagttcacaCCCTTAAGTATAGATGACCATGTCAGATTTTATGCCACATACAGCTGAATAGCAGTCAATGCTTTGCGATGAGCATAAATGGAAGACTATTACCGGTTTAACCACGTAAGATAATTCACAAGGCAATTAGAGCCCATAACGCATGGAATGAATTGATTGTTCCTTCGTAATCAATTCAGAGAAAGCGAGTATACATATTTAGAATTGATATCCCATTGGTTCTCTAGTCCTACATCATACAAAGTATCAATTTGAGGAAGGCGAGTAAATTATCAATTTTAATCCCATAAAAGAGACATGCAGATCTTGTTATAATTCTGTATTTACAAAGTCCTTTCTAGCTTTTCCCTCTCAACAATGTGGTAGAGGATGAACTATTGCCTCCACATGAAGGTTTGATCTCCGATGATAAGTAGGAGGTAAGGTAATCATTAGTCTATGAAGTTAAGCAACCAACATAACATAATATTAGCCATTGTATACTTGATATTTTGGCTCTGGCTAACATGACGACTAATCAAGACCTCATGGAAACCTTAATACACTTTACGGTTACTTAGTTATCTCTTGTTCTCATGTCCGCAAGGAATCATACAGTAGATAATTTAATTGCCTCATGTGGCCCACACAAAATCTGCCAAAAAGCAATGCCTGCTGCTACCACATTTGTGAGTTATGTTTGGATTGCAATTTAAGTAATACTGCAGCTTGATGTTTTATTACTTAACAGCCCTGAGACTTCACATTTTTGCTTAGGTGCAATGTACAAATTTTGTAAGCATGGGTAGAATGGGTTTCTGGAAGGCTGCATGTTTACTGTTCAGGACTAACTAACCTAAGAAGTCCAAGAATAATAAATCCCACAAGATAACGAAATTATTTTGTGACCGAAGTCCCCACAACTCTTTGTCATCCCCCACCATTCTACTTGCGACAATTGGAATGTGGCCCGAAAGATAATGATTTTGTAGTATTCAATATGATGTCACACTTCATGTATTCTGTGATTGTATGAAAAAGATACATGCACAAGTAGATCATGTAAATGTATAGTAGTCACAACAATCCATAATCATACATGTGGAGGTCAAAAGGATGAATTACTGTGCGCAAATTAATGCGTACAAATTTCACAAAGATATGGTTTCAAGTTAAATTTTGCTTTGGCTACCGGAATTTGACTTATTCTTTGTCTTGTTTATGTAATCTTAAAAAGACGAAGGTACTATGTTAGTTATACACCATCGCTTGAATGCAATCACGCCAGACAACTACCTACAAAGAATAAGTTAGAAATGTTCATTGTAACATGCTGCATATGTAACATTGTCAGAAAGAATGAaacggaataagaacataataTGAGAAACAAAAACCTTTCATGCTAAACT encodes:
- the LOC142547186 gene encoding transcription factor-like protein DPB gives rise to the protein MVNRSTNSNNSNPADGNRNLSTASLGAGGGATRSWGTTVSGQSRTTSGSVGSPSSRSESAVATPVSESTCLQLNNLDIQGDDAGSQGTSGKGKKKRGQRAVGGDKGGRGLRQFSMKVCEKVESKGRTTYNEVADELVAEFADPNNSVTSPDQQQYDEKNIRRRVYDALNVLMAMDIISKDKKEIQWKGLPRTSLNDIKELKTESLGLRSRIEKKAAYLEELEEQYIGLQNLIRRNEELYSSGNTPSGGVALPFILVQTRPHATVEVEISEDMQLVHFDFNSTPFELHDDYYILKAMKFCGKPRDGRESSHVPNYQPQIPHPSTSNIPSIPPASPPLPGILKARIKHEH